A segment of the Leclercia adecarboxylata genome:
TTTGTTTGTTCCGAGATCGGTAATGGGTACGTTCTGCGACTGGCGCGTCGCCACATCACCGCCAGGCAAAGGCGGAAGATTATCCAGTCGCCGCACTTCGTTAACGGTCCGGATCCCTGTATTAACCATGGTTTGCATGAAGGTGGCGCGACTCGCTGAGTCACCACGAAGCAGGCCATCAAGGTTATGCTCGGCGTGCAGCCTTCCCTGATCGGACTCTTTTACCAGCCAGCGCTCTATGCTGTACTCCCAGCGATCGAGATAGGGTTTCAGGGTGTACTGGAGAAAGCCGAGATTCTGCTGCTCAATGCCGCTGCCCCATGAAGTAGTTTTTTCAACATCACCAACCAGGTGCGGCGGAACACCATAAAAGCGCGCCAGCTCTGCCACCTGAAACTTACGGGCCTCAAGCATCTGTGCGTCCTGGGGCGAGATGCCGATAGGCTGCGTGGTGAACCCGCTCTCCAGGATCCAGAGGCGTTTTCTCACCGGGCCACCAGCAATCTCCTTAAAGTTTTCTTCCAGCTGCCCGCGCTGCTCTTTGGTCAGCACCTTGCCGTCAGTCATCAGGATTTGCGGAGACTTCGCACCGTTAGCGAAAAACTCCCGCTGGTTATCTTCCATAGCAATCGCCACGCCTGCAGATTTGGCGCTGAACGCCAGCGGCGACAACCCGACCAGCCCGTTAAAGCCGAAGCCTTTCAGGTGGAATATCTCTTTCGGCTTAAAGTCCACATACTCGCTGTCGCGCCGGTACCGGTAGATGACATTTTTTCCA
Coding sequences within it:
- a CDS encoding phage portal protein, with product MADTDYSIDLRTRSPFWARMASILTGGRLVTPDNGSQMAGTSAHGTVGESVVSDERNMSISTVWACIRLISTVTASLPLDVFETVDDQRKKVGNQNPLAKLLRFRPNNFMTALEFREAMTMQLCAYGNAYAHVERNSVGDVISLLPLMSANMDVRLDGKNVIYRYRRDSEYVDFKPKEIFHLKGFGFNGLVGLSPLAFSAKSAGVAIAMEDNQREFFANGAKSPQILMTDGKVLTKEQRGQLEENFKEIAGGPVRKRLWILESGFTTQPIGISPQDAQMLEARKFQVAELARFYGVPPHLVGDVEKTTSWGSGIEQQNLGFLQYTLKPYLDRWEYSIERWLVKESDQGRLHAEHNLDGLLRGDSASRATFMQTMVNTGIRTVNEVRRLDNLPPLPGGDVATRQSQNVPITDLGTNKEPRNDGA